From one Gracilibacillus salinarum genomic stretch:
- a CDS encoding sensor histidine kinase, translating to MIKIRTKLLMYFLAVLSLVIVIIFVQEKSTQRMVTLQDESSEHNYMLNEITNQTDQVFQSLQIYVHEPTEDNLAFYQKDSQALASLQAQFNSATETSTAKENYYHMLSSFLELTDKTVEGVQQEDIDRYSAYLNEADDTATYIHEKTLELINQELSRYQNILVLEDQRVTYTKNMGTSIFIAIIIGSLLFALWFSNGITKVIDKLTNAAKEISQGNYSVADVEVEQNDELNLLTQTFNQMKLNIVEAFREMKEKARLRQLLKEMELKSLQNQINPHFLFNTLNTVSKLAYIEGAERTSDLISAVSALLRYNIGSLDRETYLKDEVNIVNEYFFIQQTRFRDRVTFHQEIDESCLLTPIPCLTLQPIMENAFMHGIEEMAEGATIMLRISPVDDMVQIDITDNGVGMDQQTIDQLIQKEEKKESEQQRKGHSTGIGMRNVMDRLHLFHPDSQLSIESEVGKGTTVTILLPKGGIIW from the coding sequence ATGATTAAAATTCGTACAAAATTATTAATGTATTTCCTAGCTGTCCTTTCCTTGGTTATTGTTATCATTTTTGTTCAGGAAAAAAGTACACAACGAATGGTAACCCTTCAAGATGAAAGTTCAGAGCATAATTATATGTTAAATGAAATAACCAATCAGACCGATCAGGTATTTCAGTCCTTGCAAATTTATGTCCATGAACCGACAGAGGACAACCTCGCTTTTTATCAAAAAGACAGCCAGGCGTTAGCGAGCTTGCAAGCCCAATTTAATAGTGCTACTGAGACAAGTACAGCGAAGGAAAATTACTATCATATGCTATCTTCTTTTTTAGAATTAACAGATAAGACAGTAGAGGGAGTGCAACAGGAGGATATTGACCGCTATTCTGCTTACTTGAATGAGGCAGATGATACAGCTACGTATATTCATGAAAAAACGTTGGAATTAATTAATCAGGAATTGAGCCGTTACCAGAACATATTGGTATTGGAAGATCAGCGAGTAACCTACACGAAAAATATGGGAACATCTATATTTATTGCGATCATTATCGGAAGTCTGTTATTTGCGCTCTGGTTCTCGAATGGTATTACCAAAGTGATAGATAAACTAACGAATGCGGCTAAAGAAATTTCTCAAGGAAATTATAGCGTTGCAGATGTCGAAGTGGAACAGAATGATGAGCTGAATTTATTGACGCAAACCTTTAATCAGATGAAGCTAAATATTGTGGAAGCTTTTCGGGAAATGAAAGAAAAAGCGCGACTTCGCCAGTTGCTGAAAGAAATGGAATTGAAAAGTTTGCAAAACCAGATTAATCCTCATTTTTTGTTCAATACGTTAAATACTGTTTCTAAACTAGCCTATATCGAAGGGGCTGAGCGTACAAGTGACTTAATTTCTGCTGTCTCTGCTTTGCTTCGCTATAATATCGGAAGTCTTGATCGAGAAACCTATTTGAAAGATGAAGTCAACATCGTCAATGAATACTTTTTTATTCAGCAAACCAGATTCAGGGACAGGGTCACCTTTCATCAGGAAATTGACGAATCTTGTTTACTAACACCGATCCCTTGTCTTACGTTACAGCCGATTATGGAGAACGCATTTATGCACGGAATTGAGGAAATGGCAGAAGGTGCCACGATTATGCTGCGAATTTCTCCAGTTGATGACATGGTGCAAATAGATATTACGGATAATGGAGTGGGAATGGATCAGCAAACCATTGATCAATTAATACAGAAAGAGGAAAAAAAAGAGTCAGAGCAGCAACGGAAAGGTCATTCTACTGGGATCGGAATGCGTAATGTAATGGACCGATTACATTTGTTCCACCCGGATAGTCAATTGTCCATCGAGTCGGAGGTCGGAAAAGGAACAACTGTCACAATACTACTGCCTAAGGGGGGGATAATATGGTAA
- a CDS encoding GntP family permease has protein sequence MSDQMLILIALAGIFLLLFLVIKTKLHAFVALLVVSLIVGILAGMPLSEVIDTMEKGMGGTLGFVAVVVGLGAMFGQMLEVSGGADRLAKTMINKFGEDKAQWSLGITGFLVAIPVFFDVGFIILVPIVYGLAKKTGKSLLYYGIPLLAGLAVTHTFIPPTPGPIAVADLVGADLGWVILFGAIAGVPSMIIAGPLFARYISKRLHVVVPEYMNMEEVAYDNKELPSFRLIAIIILTPLFLILCNTFSGFFLGEGHIVREIFTFLGHPFVALTIATILTFVFLGTKRGLSRQEVQDIANKGLEPAGIIILVTGAGGVFKEILIQSGVGDVIGNMMADSSLPPILLAFLIAACVRVAQGSATVSMVTAAGLVAPLIDILGLEGPVLGLIVIAVASGATVLSHVNDSGFWLVGRYFGLDVKDTLKSWTIMETLIGLVGLIVALVLGIFIS, from the coding sequence ATGTCAGACCAAATGTTAATTTTAATAGCGTTAGCGGGTATTTTTCTTTTACTATTCCTAGTCATTAAGACAAAATTACACGCTTTTGTCGCCTTGTTAGTTGTCAGTTTAATTGTAGGAATTCTAGCAGGTATGCCACTCAGTGAAGTCATTGATACGATGGAGAAAGGAATGGGTGGTACCTTAGGATTCGTTGCCGTCGTTGTCGGTTTAGGTGCGATGTTCGGTCAAATGCTTGAAGTATCAGGCGGAGCAGACCGATTGGCAAAAACGATGATCAATAAATTCGGTGAGGATAAAGCACAATGGTCACTCGGTATTACCGGGTTCCTTGTTGCAATCCCTGTTTTCTTTGATGTCGGTTTTATTATTCTTGTACCTATCGTATATGGATTAGCGAAGAAAACCGGTAAGTCGCTGCTCTATTATGGTATTCCTTTACTTGCCGGGTTAGCGGTTACACACACTTTCATTCCACCAACACCCGGACCAATTGCCGTCGCAGATTTAGTCGGAGCAGATCTAGGCTGGGTCATCCTGTTTGGTGCAATCGCAGGTGTACCATCCATGATCATTGCTGGGCCATTATTCGCTCGCTATATATCAAAACGCTTGCATGTTGTGGTACCGGAATATATGAATATGGAAGAAGTCGCTTATGATAATAAGGAACTACCTAGCTTCCGTTTAATTGCGATAATCATTTTAACACCATTATTTTTAATTTTATGTAATACGTTTTCAGGATTTTTCTTAGGTGAGGGACATATCGTCAGAGAGATCTTTACCTTCTTAGGACATCCTTTTGTCGCGCTGACAATTGCTACGATTTTAACGTTTGTTTTCTTAGGAACGAAACGCGGATTGAGCCGTCAAGAAGTGCAAGATATTGCGAACAAAGGGTTGGAACCAGCAGGGATTATCATCCTGGTAACAGGTGCTGGTGGTGTATTTAAGGAAATACTGATTCAATCAGGCGTAGGTGATGTTATCGGGAATATGATGGCGGATTCAAGCCTCCCTCCTATTCTATTAGCCTTTCTGATTGCGGCATGTGTAAGGGTTGCCCAAGGTTCAGCTACCGTATCGATGGTGACAGCTGCAGGACTTGTCGCACCTTTAATTGATATTTTAGGTTTGGAAGGGCCTGTATTAGGATTAATCGTTATTGCAGTCGCTTCCGGTGCAACCGTATTATCTCACGTCAATGATTCAGGGTTCTGGTTAGTCGGCCGTTATTTCGGCTTAGATGTAAAAGATACATTGAAATCCTGGACTATTATGGAAACACTGATTGGACTGGTCGGTTTAATTGTTGCACTTGTATTGGGAATCTTTATTTCATAA
- a CDS encoding sugar porter family MFS transporter, whose product MEKKHSLWYVILIASAAGMAGLLYGFDTAVISGAIGYLQELYNLSPAMEGWVISCVMIGGVTGVALSGFLSDRWGRKKLLMVSAIFFIISALGSAFALGVTTLVLARILGGLGIGFASALSVTYISECAPPAIRGRLGSMYQLFTILGICATFYINYGVANSGTHEWALDVGWRWMLGYGTIPGILFMILLFFIPESPRYLVQKKDDEQAFNILKRINGEEVAQKELKEIKASIEIEKSSSVKELVRPGLRMAMGVGIFLALFNQVIGMNAVTYYGPDIFRSVGFENNTEFLATSIIGSVQVVFTIVAILLIDKLGRKKLMAIGSSLMAVFMLLIGSIFYFDPANAGVLLIIMIAGFTASFCVSMGPIPWIMIPEIFPNHLRAKAVGIATVFLWGANWAIGQFTPVLINNMGSAFTFWMFAVINVICFIFVMTIVPETKNKTLEEIGQLWKSKDKTQKEEKIQEELV is encoded by the coding sequence ATGGAAAAGAAACACTCACTTTGGTATGTTATTTTAATCGCATCTGCAGCAGGAATGGCTGGTCTATTGTATGGTTTTGATACAGCAGTTATTTCCGGAGCGATTGGATATTTACAAGAACTATATAATTTAAGTCCAGCGATGGAAGGCTGGGTCATCTCATGTGTTATGATCGGTGGGGTAACAGGGGTAGCATTATCAGGATTTCTAAGTGACCGTTGGGGTCGTAAGAAATTGTTAATGGTGTCGGCTATCTTTTTCATTATATCAGCATTAGGTTCTGCGTTTGCACTTGGTGTGACAACGCTTGTATTAGCAAGAATTTTAGGTGGACTTGGGATCGGTTTTGCATCCGCTTTATCGGTAACATATATTAGTGAATGTGCACCGCCAGCAATTCGTGGCCGCTTAGGGTCTATGTATCAATTGTTCACCATCCTTGGTATCTGTGCAACGTTTTATATCAACTATGGTGTTGCCAACAGTGGTACCCATGAGTGGGCGTTAGATGTCGGCTGGCGCTGGATGTTAGGTTACGGAACAATTCCGGGCATTTTGTTTATGATTTTACTATTTTTCATTCCGGAAAGTCCGCGTTACTTAGTACAGAAGAAAGATGATGAGCAAGCATTCAACATTTTAAAACGAATCAATGGCGAAGAGGTTGCTCAAAAAGAATTAAAAGAGATTAAAGCATCAATTGAGATAGAAAAAAGCAGTTCAGTGAAAGAATTAGTAAGACCAGGCTTGAGAATGGCGATGGGTGTAGGGATTTTCCTAGCCTTATTTAATCAAGTAATCGGTATGAATGCGGTAACGTACTATGGTCCGGATATTTTCCGTAGTGTTGGTTTTGAAAATAACACAGAGTTTTTAGCAACAAGTATTATCGGAAGTGTACAAGTTGTCTTTACCATTGTTGCGATTTTATTAATTGATAAACTGGGCCGTAAGAAGTTAATGGCAATCGGTTCCAGCTTAATGGCAGTGTTTATGCTGTTGATTGGAAGCATTTTCTACTTTGATCCGGCAAATGCAGGTGTACTGTTAATTATTATGATTGCTGGTTTCACGGCTTCGTTCTGTGTGTCAATGGGTCCAATTCCATGGATTATGATCCCGGAAATTTTCCCGAACCATTTACGTGCTAAGGCAGTAGGTATTGCAACCGTATTCCTATGGGGAGCAAACTGGGCGATTGGACAGTTTACACCAGTCTTAATCAACAATATGGGTAGCGCTTTTACATTCTGGATGTTCGCTGTTATTAACGTGATCTGTTTTATCTTTGTAATGACAATCGTTCCAGAAACGAAAAACAAAACATTAGAAGAAATCGGACAGTTATGGAAGTCAAAAGACAAAACGCAAAAAGAAGAGAAAATCCAGGAAGAATTAGTATAA
- the gnd gene encoding phosphogluconate dehydrogenase (NAD(+)-dependent, decarboxylating), whose protein sequence is MQIGMIGLGKMGYQLSLNLLDNQYQVIAHDTNHDAMKNISTDGAQTAATIEELVKNIAPPRTIWMMVPAGDATESVFTSLIASLDAGDRIIDGGNAHYKDSLRRSEISQEKELFYFDCGTSGGMEGARTGACTMVGGDPDEFKKIEPLFRDVTVENGYLYTGKTGSGHFLKMVHNGIEYGMMQAIAEGFDLLEKSPFDYDYEKVAKVWNNGSVIRSWLMELMENAFAKDPRLDDIKGVMNSSGEGKWTVETALDYEMAAPVITLSLMMRYRSQEDDTFTGKAVAALRNEFGGHAVTKR, encoded by the coding sequence ATGCAAATCGGCATGATAGGCTTAGGAAAAATGGGATATCAACTCTCATTAAACCTATTAGACAACCAATATCAAGTGATTGCTCACGATACAAATCATGACGCAATGAAAAATATTTCGACAGATGGTGCACAAACAGCAGCTACTATCGAAGAATTAGTAAAAAATATCGCTCCACCAAGAACCATTTGGATGATGGTACCTGCCGGGGATGCAACAGAAAGCGTTTTTACATCACTGATTGCTTCACTGGACGCAGGCGATCGGATTATTGATGGTGGTAATGCGCATTATAAGGATTCCCTCAGACGATCTGAGATAAGTCAAGAGAAGGAGCTTTTCTACTTTGACTGTGGGACAAGCGGTGGTATGGAAGGCGCTCGGACCGGAGCCTGTACGATGGTCGGTGGTGATCCTGATGAATTCAAGAAAATCGAACCACTATTCCGAGACGTTACCGTAGAGAATGGCTACTTGTACACCGGAAAAACCGGAAGCGGTCATTTTCTCAAAATGGTACATAATGGGATTGAATATGGAATGATGCAAGCCATTGCAGAAGGATTTGACTTATTGGAAAAAAGTCCATTTGATTATGATTATGAAAAGGTAGCCAAAGTCTGGAACAACGGCTCTGTTATTCGCTCATGGCTTATGGAACTAATGGAGAATGCGTTCGCAAAAGACCCTCGTCTGGATGATATAAAAGGGGTTATGAATTCCTCAGGAGAGGGTAAATGGACGGTAGAAACAGCACTTGATTATGAAATGGCTGCCCCAGTTATTACGCTATCATTAATGATGCGCTACCGGTCACAAGAAGATGATACCTTTACCGGAAAAGCAGTGGCAGCACTTCGGAATGAATTCGGAGGCCATGCCGTAACCAAGAGATAA
- a CDS encoding four-helix bundle copper-binding protein — MSHEQHQQLLETLHECMAACNHCYDACLNEENVNMMAPCIRLDRECADICHYLESAITRNSPFVAQLASVCAEICSACGEECKKHEHEHCQQCADACFQCAEACKSIA, encoded by the coding sequence ATGAGTCACGAACAGCATCAGCAATTACTAGAAACATTACACGAGTGTATGGCAGCTTGTAATCACTGTTATGACGCCTGTTTAAATGAGGAAAATGTCAACATGATGGCACCCTGTATTCGTCTTGACCGTGAATGTGCAGATATCTGTCATTATTTAGAGTCTGCGATCACGAGAAATTCACCATTTGTGGCACAATTAGCATCCGTCTGCGCTGAAATTTGCAGCGCATGTGGAGAAGAGTGTAAAAAACATGAACACGAGCATTGTCAACAATGTGCAGACGCATGTTTTCAGTGTGCGGAAGCATGTAAGTCGATCGCATAA
- a CDS encoding helix-turn-helix domain-containing protein encodes MVNIMLVDDEALEREGIRMILERNRSDAKIIAEARTGKQAVEQALIHQPDIIFMDIKMPEMDGLAAIETILAEIPATKCIMVSAFDTFQYAKQAMSFGIKEYLLKPSKISEVLDAYDRMVGELAERQDIDTKLEQASSLVEMEFILTLMMDHVHDFDTDEWMKGMQIEDSRVFAAVLSFESDQKHVDRTIKSEWYRIVKDHLMSQNSRILMGPFTGFQLPILVIYEDQNLAQFARDTLQVIQAHLYDCQLFIGVGSVIESIAEFPRSYEDALYALEEVHFHQTAKYQVYHEKMAEKRKGFTRMEVEKQLLEAIKTGDSQTGAQLFDRYFLSIQQQANHQLPSIRKSLEHFFIVLTRTMEGIGLDQDMQLNLERFDTSSQIKEVAKSHLQKAITLMNEWRSDGVQGLLLQAKDYIHTHFKENIMLDEVAAEVGLSSYYLSKLFKEHFQLTFVEYVTHIRLEKAKDLLLDDEMPLKEIALTIGYRDPNYFSRVFKKETGLSPSEYRKNST; translated from the coding sequence ATGGTAAACATAATGCTCGTAGATGATGAAGCGTTGGAAAGAGAAGGTATCCGAATGATCTTAGAACGAAATCGCTCTGATGCTAAGATTATTGCAGAAGCAAGAACAGGAAAACAAGCTGTTGAACAAGCGTTGATCCATCAGCCTGACATCATTTTTATGGATATAAAGATGCCTGAAATGGATGGACTTGCTGCGATTGAAACAATATTAGCAGAAATACCAGCGACAAAATGTATCATGGTCTCTGCTTTTGATACTTTTCAATACGCGAAACAGGCGATGAGCTTCGGTATTAAAGAATATTTACTGAAGCCAAGCAAGATTTCAGAGGTACTCGACGCGTATGATCGCATGGTTGGGGAATTAGCAGAGCGTCAGGATATCGATACCAAATTAGAGCAAGCAAGCTCTTTAGTCGAAATGGAATTCATTTTGACATTAATGATGGACCATGTTCATGATTTTGATACAGATGAATGGATGAAAGGTATGCAAATTGAGGATTCTCGCGTGTTTGCTGCTGTTTTATCCTTTGAGTCCGATCAAAAACATGTCGATCGAACGATTAAAAGTGAATGGTACCGGATCGTCAAGGATCACTTGATGAGCCAGAACTCACGGATATTGATGGGACCATTTACAGGCTTTCAACTGCCGATACTGGTTATCTATGAGGATCAGAATTTAGCCCAATTTGCACGAGATACATTGCAAGTAATTCAAGCTCACCTTTATGATTGTCAGCTGTTTATTGGTGTAGGGTCCGTGATTGAATCAATAGCGGAGTTTCCGCGTTCATATGAGGATGCTTTGTATGCGTTGGAAGAAGTTCACTTCCATCAAACTGCTAAATATCAGGTTTATCATGAGAAAATGGCAGAGAAGCGCAAGGGTTTCACGCGAATGGAAGTAGAGAAACAGTTATTGGAAGCGATTAAGACAGGTGACAGTCAAACGGGTGCACAATTATTTGATCGTTATTTCCTTTCCATACAACAGCAAGCCAACCACCAGCTGCCATCAATCCGGAAATCACTGGAACACTTTTTTATCGTTTTAACGCGGACGATGGAAGGAATCGGATTGGATCAGGATATGCAGCTGAATCTGGAGCGTTTTGATACGTCCTCACAAATAAAAGAAGTGGCAAAATCCCATTTACAAAAAGCAATTACACTTATGAATGAATGGCGTTCAGATGGTGTTCAGGGCTTATTATTACAAGCGAAGGATTATATTCATACACATTTCAAGGAAAATATCATGTTAGACGAGGTAGCGGCAGAAGTCGGCTTAAGTTCCTATTACTTAAGCAAGCTGTTTAAAGAGCATTTCCAGCTGACATTTGTCGAGTACGTCACCCATATTAGACTGGAAAAAGCAAAAGACTTGTTACTGGATGATGAAATGCCATTAAAAGAAATAGCCCTCACCATTGGCTACCGCGACCCCAATTATTTCAGCCGCGTGTTCAAGAAAGAAACCGGGCTCAGCCCTAGTGAATATCGAAAAAACAGCACTTGA
- a CDS encoding TraB/GumN family protein, whose product MSEENITRLELDGKEYILIGTAHVSKHSAEQVKEVIEAEQPDAVCIELDKQRYESVMNGSNWQDMDIFQVIKEKKATLLLMNLAISSFQKKMAKQFGIKPGQEMIQGIESAKETGAELVLADRNIQITFSRIWGSIGFKGKMMLLTQVLAGVFTNESISEEDLEKMKKQDAIDSVLSEFSEQFPRLKKPLIDERDQYLAQKIKKAPGKKIVAVLGAAHVPGITKEIKKEHDLKKLTQLPPKSKVPKIIGWSIPLLIVAIIAFTFITNPMAGWQQVISWLVWNGGFSALGVLLALGHPLTILTALIAAPITSLNPLIAAGWFAGIVQAVVKKPHVSDFEALAEDVHTVKGFWQNKVTRILLIVVFANLGSSLGTIIAGTDIIRLFIDSFS is encoded by the coding sequence ATGTCAGAGGAAAATATTACGAGGCTAGAACTAGACGGTAAAGAATACATATTAATTGGAACAGCTCATGTCTCCAAGCATAGTGCCGAGCAGGTGAAAGAGGTTATCGAAGCCGAGCAGCCAGATGCTGTTTGTATCGAGTTAGACAAGCAACGCTACGAATCAGTGATGAACGGAAGTAACTGGCAGGATATGGACATCTTTCAAGTTATTAAAGAAAAGAAAGCAACCCTGCTATTAATGAATCTTGCTATTTCATCATTCCAGAAAAAAATGGCTAAACAATTTGGTATTAAGCCTGGTCAGGAAATGATTCAAGGGATAGAGTCCGCAAAAGAAACCGGAGCGGAGCTTGTCTTGGCGGACCGGAATATTCAAATTACTTTTTCACGTATTTGGGGAAGTATCGGCTTTAAAGGAAAGATGATGCTGTTGACACAAGTATTAGCCGGTGTCTTTACCAATGAATCGATTTCGGAAGAAGATTTGGAGAAAATGAAGAAACAGGATGCGATTGACAGTGTTTTAAGCGAATTCTCTGAACAATTTCCGCGCTTGAAAAAACCATTAATTGATGAGCGTGATCAATATTTAGCGCAAAAAATAAAAAAAGCACCAGGTAAGAAGATTGTTGCCGTACTTGGGGCTGCGCACGTACCTGGTATTACAAAAGAAATTAAAAAAGAGCATGATCTGAAGAAATTAACGCAATTACCACCAAAATCAAAAGTACCGAAGATTATCGGCTGGTCCATTCCGTTGCTGATTGTTGCCATTATTGCCTTTACTTTTATTACGAATCCGATGGCAGGATGGCAGCAAGTGATTAGCTGGCTGGTATGGAATGGAGGATTTTCTGCACTAGGTGTTCTATTAGCGTTAGGGCATCCGTTAACGATCTTAACGGCATTAATCGCCGCACCGATTACCTCCTTAAATCCATTAATAGCGGCGGGCTGGTTTGCAGGAATCGTGCAAGCTGTTGTAAAGAAGCCGCATGTATCCGATTTTGAGGCATTGGCAGAAGATGTGCATACAGTCAAGGGATTTTGGCAAAATAAGGTAACACGTATACTGCTGATTGTTGTATTCGCTAATCTGGGTAGTTCACTCGGTACGATAATTGCGGGTACCGATATTATAAGGCTGTTTATCGACAGCTTCTCATAA
- a CDS encoding sugar-binding protein → MNRRKLIYLIFITIFIASCGFSLYFFIQSQRMEDKIEKETSPEQSLPAYQFALIGEELDHDYWRLVGQGAKDVEQNYDVSVAYEGPRRSNPDEQLKLLDIAIKSKVDGIIVQALNEDFLPVINQAMENGIPVITIDTDAPNSDRLAYVGTDNYEAGKLAGETLVKDLDSNATVGIVTGSFDNAHHQLRVEGFKEAIAQALGVKVVAIEESNITRVVAEEKAYNMLKEHPDIDALYGTSALDGIGMVEAATSLGVEESIYMLAFDTLPENIELLKQGKIDVLIGQKPYEMGSRSVELMMKLMEGEAIDDVYHTDTSVVRPEDAGELDD, encoded by the coding sequence ATGAATCGAAGAAAGTTAATCTATTTGATTTTCATAACTATATTTATTGCTTCCTGTGGCTTTTCTCTTTACTTTTTCATTCAGTCCCAGCGGATGGAGGACAAAATCGAAAAGGAGACAAGCCCAGAACAGTCGTTACCTGCTTACCAATTTGCTTTAATTGGAGAAGAATTAGATCATGACTATTGGCGCTTAGTTGGTCAAGGGGCAAAAGACGTAGAACAGAATTATGACGTGAGTGTTGCATATGAGGGGCCGAGAAGGTCTAATCCGGATGAACAACTGAAGCTTTTAGATATTGCTATTAAATCAAAGGTAGATGGAATTATTGTGCAAGCGTTAAATGAAGATTTCTTGCCTGTGATTAATCAAGCAATGGAGAATGGCATCCCGGTCATTACGATTGATACCGATGCCCCGAATAGCGATCGTCTTGCTTATGTGGGAACAGATAATTATGAAGCAGGGAAACTTGCTGGCGAGACATTGGTGAAGGATCTCGATAGCAATGCTACAGTTGGGATTGTAACAGGCAGTTTTGATAACGCTCACCATCAATTGCGTGTTGAAGGGTTTAAGGAAGCGATAGCGCAAGCGCTTGGAGTAAAGGTAGTTGCGATCGAGGAATCCAATATTACAAGAGTGGTAGCGGAGGAGAAGGCGTACAACATGCTAAAAGAACATCCTGATATTGATGCGTTGTATGGGACAAGTGCATTAGATGGGATCGGCATGGTAGAGGCAGCTACATCATTAGGGGTGGAGGAATCGATTTACATGCTTGCTTTTGATACCTTGCCAGAAAATATCGAGCTTTTGAAACAAGGTAAGATTGATGTGTTAATCGGACAAAAACCGTATGAAATGGGTTCGCGCAGTGTTGAATTAATGATGAAGCTGATGGAAGGCGAAGCAATCGATGATGTCTATCATACTGATACATCTGTAGTAAGACCGGAAGATGCAGGTGAACTAGATGATTAA
- a CDS encoding CAP domain-containing protein produces MIKKLSITALLAGAFLLNTGFSHDTNVEQAKNQVEHKVYEMISTGDISKSNIQDFVNKWMENHSIKNPSQEEESTATDNNKQENAGNDEKATETPESNTNETEQAPEENTNNSAETNAEGNTKDQATESNEASDISQFEQEVIDLTNEEREKQGLSPLTLDTELSKVAKAKSQDMSSNGYFSHNSPTYGSPFDMMEQFGISYQTAGENIAKGQTTPEEVVEAWMNSEGHRANILNEDFTHIGVGYVEDGNYWTQQFIGK; encoded by the coding sequence ATGATAAAAAAATTATCGATCACAGCTTTACTAGCAGGAGCCTTTCTACTAAATACAGGTTTTTCTCATGACACAAATGTCGAACAAGCGAAAAACCAAGTTGAGCATAAAGTATACGAGATGATTTCTACTGGAGATATCTCTAAATCTAACATTCAGGATTTCGTAAATAAATGGATGGAGAATCATTCTATTAAGAACCCATCTCAAGAAGAAGAGTCAACTGCAACAGACAACAACAAGCAAGAAAATGCAGGTAATGACGAGAAAGCAACAGAAACACCAGAGAGCAATACAAACGAAACAGAACAAGCACCTGAAGAGAACACAAACAATTCTGCAGAAACGAATGCAGAAGGAAATACAAAAGATCAAGCAACAGAAAGTAACGAAGCATCAGACATCAGTCAATTTGAGCAAGAAGTAATCGATCTTACTAATGAAGAACGTGAAAAGCAAGGATTGTCACCATTAACACTTGATACAGAATTAAGTAAAGTGGCAAAAGCAAAATCTCAAGATATGTCATCTAACGGTTATTTCAGTCACAATAGTCCAACTTATGGTTCTCCATTCGATATGATGGAACAGTTCGGCATCAGCTACCAAACAGCTGGTGAAAACATTGCCAAAGGTCAAACTACTCCAGAAGAAGTAGTAGAAGCTTGGATGAACAGTGAAGGTCACCGTGCTAATATCTTAAATGAAGACTTCACGCACATTGGCGTTGGTTATGTAGAAGACGGTAACTACTGGACACAACAATTTATTGGAAAATAA
- a CDS encoding MurR/RpiR family transcriptional regulator: MKNKRQTCLDQVRRNYPKFSVTERKIADYILRNPNQIIHSSINQLAEDLHVADSTVFRFCKRIGYKGYQAMKIALASEVVSSLQDIHEKVDQGDSVETVASKVFRSNMNALEETLQIIDEEEVQKAVKSLTNARFVHFFGTGGSNVVAFDAYHKFVRTGIAVQAVSDTHMQLMAASQLEEGDCAILISHSGSSKDIIHILNVLKEKNVTTIAITNFAKSTLSAAADIALYTSSGETDFRAEAFSSRIAQLSLLDLLYVNVLMEKGEAGQEAIRNMREAMTVKRI, from the coding sequence ATGAAGAATAAACGACAGACATGTCTGGATCAAGTACGTCGAAACTATCCTAAATTCAGTGTCACAGAGCGAAAAATTGCTGATTACATATTAAGAAATCCTAACCAGATCATCCATTCCTCGATCAATCAATTAGCAGAAGACCTGCATGTAGCCGATTCAACCGTATTCCGTTTTTGTAAGCGGATCGGTTATAAGGGTTACCAGGCAATGAAGATAGCCCTTGCTTCCGAGGTAGTATCTTCTTTGCAAGATATACATGAAAAAGTGGATCAGGGGGATAGCGTGGAAACCGTAGCTTCCAAAGTATTCCGATCTAATATGAATGCCTTGGAGGAAACCTTGCAAATTATTGATGAGGAAGAAGTCCAAAAGGCCGTTAAGTCATTGACGAATGCAAGATTTGTCCATTTTTTCGGTACAGGTGGCTCGAACGTAGTAGCATTCGATGCTTATCATAAATTTGTTCGAACCGGAATTGCTGTACAGGCAGTGTCGGATACGCATATGCAGTTAATGGCCGCTTCACAACTGGAGGAGGGGGATTGTGCGATTTTAATTTCGCATTCCGGTTCCTCGAAGGATATTATCCATATTTTAAATGTGTTAAAAGAAAAAAACGTCACGACCATCGCGATCACTAATTTTGCGAAATCAACATTAAGTGCTGCTGCTGATATTGCTTTGTATACGAGTTCGGGAGAAACAGATTTCAGAGCAGAAGCCTTCTCTTCAAGAATTGCCCAGCTTTCACTGCTTGATTTGCTTTATGTCAATGTGCTGATGGAAAAAGGTGAAGCAGGACAAGAGGCTATCAGGAATATGCGTGAAGCGATGACGGTGAAGCGCATATAA